In Populus trichocarpa isolate Nisqually-1 chromosome 12, P.trichocarpa_v4.1, whole genome shotgun sequence, a genomic segment contains:
- the LOC7484441 gene encoding protein STICHEL-like 2 — translation MADGRRHSVDIPITRTLIALRRVRSLRDPSTNSMSKFSALLENATWETNSTKEISIQFADVSKEGRLNHTGLSGWKNLGLDEHREEQVDNFDSQYDMGRSELIFRESSGGVKSMDAPLTAEKVEGDNYEREASGTKLLSEEYYGSHRNKVLDLVCTTPLSNQLVDRDSTSGPITGSPLGSDHSVPRQKPRSKNQVKSYSGVGDVLSRAGSPCLSVSDALSSHSTSLFANEETDFMVQNDRGCGISCCWTKTPRLRDSNPYSDAEGNPLLSRDVAETTRGKRSWKHTTNETPRSLSQKFRPKSFDELVGQNVVVRSLLGAISKGRITSLYLFHGPRGTGKTSASRIFAAALNCLSHEYKPCGVCRECVAFFSGRSRDVKEVDSMRINRAKGIRSLIKNASMPPISSRFKVFIVDECHLLHGETWGTVLNSLENLSQNVVFVMITPELDMLPRSAVSRSQKYHFPKIKDADIASRLRNICVEEDLDFDQVALDFIAAKSSGSLRDAEIMLDQLSLLGKRITMSLAHELIGVVSDDELFDLLDLALSSDTSSTVIRARELMRSRIDPMRLVSQLANLIMDVLAGKCQDNSSEVRRKFSRKHASEGDMQRLSHALKILSESEKQLRMSKNQSTWLTVALLQLSSLEASPMDVNDSKSSMRNGHDRDGDFSSTPSTGESLKHLVLHSCEDRKSERLQVQGDCKVTLDSIWKRASELCKSNSLRNFLRKQGKLSSLHFDKGLAVAELEFHHPNYASKAEKSWKFIASSLQTVLGCNVEIRINLVVCAPVSKCAKLRRLSFSLFGCSRITRHKSHPPMECGCGSDSDYSDHISEKPMIREKAISACPSDCGSQIPHSCYHRVEVGKALRNSEGNVLSIGPTSSHRSLPNDTSKTPGYGFPSSKAGESDHDYTIFSGQEAEDQPNCFPKSLRLPKKSRSSETTKVVRICTHQENKLALSIPGKESVENMHHCQ, via the exons ATGGCTGACGGGAGGCGACATTCAGTCGATATTCCCATAACAAGAACCCTCATAGCCCTCAGGAGAGTGAGGTCACTACGGGATCCATCAACCAATTCTATGAGCAAATTCTCTGCTTTGCTGGAAAATGCCACCTGGGAAACAAATTCCACCAAAGAAATATCTATACAGTTTGCCGATGTTTCCAAAGAAGGTCGCTTGAATCACACTGGTCTTTCAGGATGGAAAAATTTAGGTCTTGATGAACACCGGGAGGAACAAGTTGATAATTTTGATTCGCAATATGATATGGGAAGGTCCGAGTTAATTTTCCGTGAGAGTTCTGGTGGAGTGAAAAGTATGGATGCTCCTCTTACGGCCGAAAAGGTTGAAGGGGATAATTATGAGAGAGAGGCTAGTGGAACTAAGTTGTTGAGTGAAGAATATTATGGCAGTCATAGGAACAAAGTGTTGGATTTGGTATGCACCACACCTTTGAGCAATCAACTGGTGGACCGGGATTCAACTAGTGGACCCATTACAGGATCTCCACTAGGAAGTGACCACTCTGTTCCAAGACAAAAACCTCGATCCAAAAATCAAGTCAAGTCATACAGTGGGGTGGGTGACGTTTTGAGTCGTGCAGGTAGTCCATGCTTATCTGTCAGTGATGCTTTGTCCAGCCATAGCACGTCATTGTTTGCTAATGAAGAGACTGATTTCATGGTTCAAAATGACCGTGGATGTGGGATAAGCTGCTGCTGGACAAAAACCCCAAGACTCAGAGATTCAAATCCATATTCCGATGCAGAAGGCAATCCATTATTGTCCAGAGATGTAGCTGAGACAACTCGTGGGAAGAGGAGCTGGAAGCACACTACAAATGAAACTCCTAGGAGTTTGAGTCAGAAATTTAGGCCAAAATCTTTTGATGAATTGGTGGGACAAAATGTAGTGGTAAGATCTCTTTTGGGTGCCATTTCTAAAGGAAGGATAACCTCTTTATATCTCTTCCATGGTCCTCGTGGCACAGGCAAGACCTCTGCCTCGAGGATATTTGCTGCTGCCCTGAATTGCCTCTCACATGAGTACAAACCATGTGGTGTCTGCCGAGAATGTGTTGCGTTCTTTTCTGGGAGGAGCCGGGATGTGAAAGAAGTTGACTCCATGAGAATTAATCGGGCCAAAGGGATTAGATCTCTTATAAAGAATGCATCAATGCCACCAATTTCATCACGTTTCAAAGTTTTCATTGTTGACGAGTGTCATTTGTTGCATGGAGAGACATGGGGAACTGTTTTGAATAGCCTAGAGAACCTGTCGCAAAATGTTGTCTTTGTGATGATCACTCCTGAACTTGATATGCTACCGAGAAGTGCAGTCTCTCGGtctcaaaaatatcattttccaaAGATAAAAGATGCTGATATAGCCAGCAGATTGAGGAATATCTGTGTTGAAGAAGATCTTGACTTTGATCAGGTTGCTTTAGACTTCATTGCTGCTAAGTCAAGTGGTTCCCTTAGGGATGCTGAAATTATGCTTGATCAGTTGAGTTTGCTTGGTAAACGAATTACAATGTCCTTGGCCCATGAGCTT ATTGGAGTGGTTTCTGATGATGAATTGTTTGATTTGCTGGATCTGGCTTTGTCATCTGACACGTCAAGCACTGTCATAAGAGCCAGGGAATTGATGAGGTCCAGGATTGATCCTATGCGACTTGTATCACAGCTGGCAAATCTCATAATGGATGTTCTTGCTGGAAAATGCCAAGATAATAGTTCTGAAGTCAGAAGAAAGTTTTCAAGGAAGCATGCTT CTGAAGGAGACATGCAGAGACTGAGTCATGCATTGAAAATACTATCTGAAAGTGAGAAGCAACTGAGGATGTCAAAAAACCAAAGTACATGGTTAACAGTAGCTCTTCTGCAGTTGAGCTCGCTGGAAGCCTCTCCCATGGATGTGAATGATTCAAAGTCTTCAATGAGAAATGGACATGACCGAG ATGGGGACTTTTCGAGCACGCCATCCACCGGGGAGAGCTTGAAGCATCTTGTCCTGCATTCATGTGAAGACAGGAAGTCGGAAAGATTGCAAGTACAAGGGGATTGTAAAGTGACATTGGATTCCATATGGAAGAGAGCTAGTGAATTATGCAAATCAAATTCACTCAGGAATTTTCTTAGGAAACAAGGGAAACTATCGTCTCTTCATTTTGATAAAG GTCTGGCAGTAGCTGAATTGGAATTCCATCATCCAAACTATGCATCCAAGGCTGAAAAGTCATGGAAGTTTATTGCAAGTTCACTGCAAACAGTTCTGGGTTGTAACGTTGAAATCCGGATCAATCTTGTAGTTTGTGCTCCTGTGTCAAAGTGTGCCAAACTAAGGAGGCTATCTTTTAGTTTGTTTGGTTGTTCTCGGATAACACGGCACAAGTCACATCCACCCATGGAATGTGGATGTGGAAGTGACTCCGACTACTCTGATCACATCTCTGAGAAGCCTATGATAAGGGAGAAAGCTATTTCAGCCTGTCCCTCTGATTGTGGATCTCAAATACCACACAGCTGTTATCACAGAGTGGAAGTAGGGAAGGCTTTAAGAAATAGTGAAGGTAATGTGCTGAGCATAGGGCCAACCTCATCTCACAGATCACTGCCTAATGATACATCTAAAACACCTGGGTATGGGTTTCCTTCTTCAAAGGCTGGAGAAAGCGACCATGACTATACAATTTTCTCTGGTCAAGAGGCCGAGGATCAGCCGAACTGCTTTCCTAAAAGTCTTAGGCTGCCAAAGAAGTCACGTTCTTCAGAGACTACTAAAGTGGTTCGTATTTGTACTCATCAAGAAAACAAGCTGGCATTGTCTATCCCTGGGAAGGAATCTGTTGAAAACATGCACCATTGCCAGTGA